The nucleotide sequence AACATTTTTATTGAAATAAATCTGCGCTGCCGAAGCAAACCCATAAGCGCGTTGTCCCAAGTAAATCTGGTTGAAATATAGCTCTAAAATCTTATCCTTGCTCAAGGATTGTTCAATTTTATAGGCTAAAAGTGCTTCGTTAAATTTTCGGGTAAATGTACGTTCACTGCTTAAATAGAAGTTTTTGGCAACTTGTTGAGTGATAGTGCTTGCACCAGATTGAACGCCTCCTGCAACGATATTACTAATCGCTGCTCGAGCAATACCCCAAACATCTACTCCCCAATGTTCGTAAAAGCGTTTGTCTTCTGCGGCAATAACCGCGTTCTTGAGAATATCGGGGAAATCGTTGATTTTGGTAAATTCACGCCGTTGCTCACCATAGACGCCAATAATTTGCCCATCTGCCGAGTAAATAGTTAATGGCATTTTGGGTTGGTAGTGTTGTAAGGAGTCTAAGGGAGGAAGTTTTGGGTAGGTTACTAAAATTGCTATAGCAATCAATCCAGTAGTAAAAATTGCTAGGCCCAACATCAAACCGATACAGGTTGTTATAATCTTTTTAATCATGACTAGGTAATAATTTTGCCATTATTGGTATTAAATAAAGTAAAATAGATGTCGATTTCAATAAAACACGGCATTTCTCGTGTAAAGAGCAAGTCCTTTACGGATATCAAAACAGTTACTCACTCCTAAATAATACAGGGAAATCTTATGATTGGCTTATCAAAAAACCCTAAAAATACAACTAGTAAGGCTGGAAAGTCCTCTTCAGGGTTAAGCAACCGTTCTGCCATCGGCATCGATATTAGTCAGCATGCCATCAAGATGGTTCAGCTGTCAGGGCGTAGTTTAAACCAAATTCAGTTGGAAAAATACGTTATTACTAAATTACCTAAAAATATTGTAAAAGGTAACAAAATTCAAGACTACGACCAACTTGTCACTTATTTGCAACATGCATATTCGCAATTGCGCAGTTCTTGTAAGAGTATTATTGCAGCTATCCCTCAAGGATTGGCGACGATTGAGCAAGTGGTTTATTCACAAAAGGATACTGAGTTGGATTTGGATGAATTTGCAGAATCCGAAATCTCCTCAATCGGACCTATCGATGAAATAAATTATGATTATCAGGTCGTCGGTACGTCTGTTATTCCGGCAGGGCAGCAGATTTTGACGGTTGCAGCGCGTAAGGATGACGTTGAACCTATGATCGAAATGTTTGAGGGGGCAGGATTGTCCTTATCGGCGTTAGATTTGGATTTATTAGCGCAGCGTAATGCCTTCGTATTTTGGATTAACCAGTACGCTCCTGAATTAACAAATGAAAAAGTTGCTATATTTGGAATTTATGCAACACAGATGTATGCGTTAATTATTCAGAATGGGCAAATTTTATACAAGCAGGAAATGCCTGTAAGTACTGAGCAATTGAACCAGTTGATTCAACGTACATATCAGGTTACGGAAGAAAAAGCTGCCCAAATGATGGTATCTACGAGTAAACCAACTGATTATCAAACACAAATTGCAGACCGTTTTAATGTTCAAGTGGCTCAGGAAGTGCAAAGAGTATTACAGTTTTATTACACAACACAGCCGACAGATGCTTTTTCAAATGTGAAGCATATTTTATTAACTGGCTCTGCATCGCAACAGACTGGTTTGGCTGAAAGCATTTTTTCGCAGACAAATACAGCAACACAATGTATTCAGCCAGTTACATATGTGGAGCGAGGCGGTAAGGTCGATTTGTCACAGTTACAAGTTGATGCTTCTGCTTTGACACTTGCATTTGGATTAGCATTAAGGGGATTGTAATATGACTGAATTAATTAAAATTAACCTTCTTCCATATAGAGAAGAAATTAAGCAACGTAAAAGACAGCAATTTAAAATTTTGATGCTTTCTTCGTTATTAATAGGAGTTGGTTTATCTGCAATAGCTTATTTAGCGATCACTAATGCTATTAGTGATCAAGAAAGTAGGAATGCATTTTTGGAAGCAGAAATTACCAAGTTGGATAATGATTTAGGAGAAATAAAAAAATTACAGCAGGAAAAAGAAAACTTCTTGGCTAAAAAGCAAAAAGTTGAGGAGTTGCAAGAAAAACGTTCCCAAGCTGCATATATCATCGATAGTTTGAATGTGGTTATTCCAGATAATACTTATATCACTTCTCTTGATGCAGAAAATCCGACTTCTTATAAGATTACAGGTCGAGCGATTAGCGATAATAAAATTGCCATGTTTATGCGGTCTTTGCCAAGTACAGGTATTTTTATGCAGCCAGAACTTTTGGAAATTAAGAAAATTGATAATTATCAAGAGTTTAATATTAAATCTATGATTGGTTCTGCGAGTATTCCAGTCAAGTCGGAGAGAGAAACAATTAATGATGATTCGACGAAAGCACAGAACGGGGAGGAAAAGTAAATGGCCTCAGCAAAATTAAAAAATTTGGATATTCAGAATTTATATTTGTTGAATCCTGCTGCAAAGTTTGTATTAGCTGCATTAGCAGTTGCAGGAGTATTGGCAGTTGGCTATGGAATAGTATTTCGTGATCAGCTGGAAACACTTTCAACCCAAGAGGCAAAGGAGGCAGAGTTAAAGGAAACATATACGAAAAAGAGTATTGAGGCTGCAAGTTTGGATAACTTGAAAGCTGAATTAACATCTATTCGTTCTTCATTTGACATCTTGTTAAAACAGCTACCGACTGATGCTGAAATTCCTACTTTGATTCAAGAACTGCACCAGGCAGGTTCAGCAAACGGTCTTCGCTTAGATAGTGTAGTTCCACAGGTTCCGGTCAATGATGGGCCGATACAGAAGTTGCCTTATGAAATATCGATTACGGGCAAATATAATCAGATTAACCAATTTGCTAGAGATGTTGGTGGGTTATCGCGGATTATTACATTGGAGTCGTTAAAAATATCGCATGTTTCAGATGGTAAAAATAGCAAAGATAGTAAAAACGATACTTTAACACTCAGAGCAATTGCGACGACGTATAAAGCCCGCCCATCAGATGAAGTAGCAGCAGAACTGGCCGCTCAGCAGAGTCAGGCACAGGGGGATTCAGAAAATGGCCAAGCCAATTCTGAACAAAAATAATAAATGATAGGAAAATCATGAAAAATAAAATTTTCTTACTTACAAGTATCCTGTCATTGACGGGGTGTACACCGGCATATGACGATTTGAATGAGTGGATGACTAAGACACGTCAGGATGCTAAGTCTCATATTATTCCATTTGAGGCTCCGGTAGTGAACCCTCCGGCTGTTTATAATCCACCGGCTTATGGTGGTTTAAATGCATTCGATTTTCGACGGTTGGATAATGCACCTAAAGGTAGTAACGCCCCGAATCCTAATCGTCCAAAAGAAGCATTGGAAGCATTCAGTTTAGAAAATATGCGGTACGTAGGGATGCTGAGCAATGGCAGTAAAACTGCCGGTTTTATTGATGTAAATGGACATGTCTATACAGTTTATCCGGGGAACTATATCGGACAAAATTATGGAAAAATCCAAAGCATTACTGATGATTTGATTGTTTTGACAGAATTGGTTGAGGATAGTTCGGGCAATTGGATTTATCGAAAGGCGGAATTGCCATTAAGCAATAATGCTGAAAACAGTTCAAATGATGTCGGTAATGCTTTAGCAACGAATTCAAACTAATTTAAGGGGTCTCACTTCATGAAAACTAAGAATATGACGAAATTATTTGCCGGCATCAGTATGATTGCGGCAGCACAAATTGCGTTGGCAGGTAATATTACTGATATTAATGTATCAACTTTGCCGGATAGTCAAAAAATTATCAAAATACGTTTTGACCGGGATGTGATTAGCCCGAGCGGCTTTGTTACATCCACCCCGTCCCGAATTGCCTTGGATTTTGCCAAAACAAATATTCAATTGGCTCAACCTGTATTGGAATACGCAGATCCTTTGTTAAATCAAATTACTGCGGCTCAGAATAATGACCGATCTCGCATTGTTTTGGGATTGAATAAAGCAGCGCAATATAATACCGAAGTCCATGGTAATGAAGTATGGGTATTCGTTACAGAATCATCTGATCGAACCGAAACTTCTACGGCTATTTCAAATAATGCAAATGCACGTCAGAAGGCAAGCTCGTCTGAAACAGTTAAACAAACGGTAAATTCAGCTAATATTGACTTCAGGAAAGGTGCACATAACTCAGGTATTGTGGAATTGAATGCGCCTGCTTTCACAGGCAAACCTGAAGTGAAGCAACAACGTGATCGGGTGATTATTACTCTGAAAAATTATCCGTTGCCAACACAAGCGCAACGCAGTTTGGATGTTGCAGATTTCAGTACACCGGTTAAAAATATTACGTTAAAACGTATTGGAAATGATGCCCAACTCATTATTCGCAATAATGGCAATTGGGATTTCAATACCAAAGCTGCAAATGGTCAATTTGCTTTTGAAGTAATGCCTAAGTCCGCTAGTACGGAATCAAGTGGGTTGAATGCAAATCCAAACAAATCTTTCCGCGGCCGTAAAATTTCCCTGGATTTTCAAGATATTGAGGTGCGTACCATTTTGCAAATCCTTGCGAAGGAGTCCGGGGTTAATATCGTGGCCAGTGATTCCGTGAATGGCAAAATGACACTTTCTTTGAAAGATGTGCCTTGGGATCAGGCTTTGGATTTGGTTATGCAGGCGCGTAATTTGGATATGCGCCGACAAGGAAATATCATCAATATTGCACCTCGTGATGAATTGTTGGCCAAAGATAAGGCTTTCTTACAGGCAGAGAAAGAAATTGCCGAATTGGGGCCTTTATATTCCCAAACCTTCCAATTAAAATACAAGAATGTAGAAGAGTTTCGTAAAATTTTACGTTTGGACGACAACAATAGTGGAAACTCCAATGGTAGAAATACCTTGTTGAGTGGCCGTGGTAGTGCGCTGATTGATCCTGCAACGAATACTTTGATTATTACAGATAATCGAAATGTTGTAGAAAAATTCCGTAAGTTGATTGAGGAGTTGGATGTACCGACTCGTCAAGTCATGGTTGAAGCCCGTATTGTTGAAGCAAAAGACGGTTTTTCACGTGATTTGGGGGTGAAATTCGGTGTCGCAGGTTCCAAAGGACGCAACGCTTGGGGTAACTCTTGGAGTAATGCGCAAGATAACCATAATACTAATTCAGCTGTTTTGCGAGGTGATGCTAATTACCGTACATGGTCTTTACAACCGAATATTAGCCTGCCTGCAGCAGCAGCGACTAATAATATTGCTCTAGTACGAGCTTTGTCATCAGGTGCATTGGGTTTGGAAATTTCTGCTTCGGAAGCTACTGGTAAAAGTAAGACCATTTCTAATCCGCGTGTCCTGACTCAAGACCGTAGAGAGGCTACTATTGAGTCCGGTACTGAAATTCCGTATCAGGAGGCTTCTTCCAGTGGTGCAACTTCGGTTTCGTTCAAAAAAGCCGTGTTGGGCTTAACGGTAACGCCGAATGTAACGCCTGATGGTCAAGTTATCATGACTGTAAAAATTACCAAAGATACGCCGCAAGACTGTACAGTGGACTCTTTGATTACCAAATGTATTCAGACTAAAAACCTGAATACTCAGGCAATGGTTGAAGATGGTGGCACGTTGATTGTTGGCGGTATCTATGAAGAAGATAATAGCGATACGATTAACAAAGTACCATTATTGGGCGATTTGCCAGTGGTAGGCAATTTGTTCAAATCCCGTGCGAAAAAAGAAGAGCGTCGTGAATTGCTGGTTTTCATCACTCCGCGAATTATGGATGGTGTAGGCAGCAATCTCCGCTACTAAAATTGGAAAAGGCATATACTCGGAAGAGTATATGCCTTTTTAATTGGCACAAATTAGATAGGGAATTTTAGGGATTTTTGTTTATTTCGGAAGGAATATGGTGAAATATCCATAAATGGTAATAGCTATATTCGATGATGTATTTCTATTTATTGAAGAGTTCAATCTAGACTTCGCCACATAGTAAGAGATATTGAGTTTTTTATACACTGAGGGCTGCTTTCATTCTAAATTGTTTGTGACAAATGAGTGGGAATGAAGCTGCTATTACTATAGAGAGGTCGTCTGAAAACATCACTTTAATCTTTAATGCCATCCATGGTCTTAGGTAAGCAGGAGTAAACACGATATAATCGGTACTGTTGGAAACTAAGTATAAATAAGCACCAACGCATGCTCGGCAGTATTCATAAATCTTGTATCGGATGAACACCTTCATGGAAAAGCTCAATGGTAATTTAATTCTCATCGGATTGATGGGAGCAGGAAAAACAACGCTGGGAAGGCAGTTTGCTCAAATGTACGATTGCCCGTTTTATGATAGTGATTTGGAAATTTGCTCAGCGTCAGGTGTTTCTATTTCCACTATTTTCGAGATGGAGGGAGAGGAAGGATTCCGACACCGTGAGACTTTGATGCTGAAAAAGCTGTCGGCATTAAACGGCATTGTGTTGTCGACGGGAGGTGGCTCGGTTTTGCGTGAAGAAAACCGACGTTTCTTGCGTGAGCATGGTACGGTGGTTTATTTGCATGCATTACCTGAAGTGCTGTTGGAGCGTACACGTTATGATAGCAGCCGCCCGCTTTTAAAAACGGACGATCCTTTAAAGAAATTACGTGAATTGTATACGGTTCGAGATCCGATTTATCGTGAGACCGCGCATAGCGTTATAGAGTCGGAGAGTTGTGCTAAAACCCTTCGAAAATTGGTTGAATGTTTGGATGGGCAGCAATTCATTGAATATGATGATTGAAGGTGTTGCCTTTGTTGATTAGGTGTAGAAACCAGTAGCGTTGTTTACAGTATTTCCAGGAGAATACTGAAACATGAACATACACAAAAATACACGTCTCACCCCGCACCACCGCCAAGCCATTTGGCTGGCCTACACGCAGGGGAAGGAAAGCATCACCTCCCTGGCACGCCGCTACCAAGTCAGCCGCGTCACCATTTACCGCGCCCTTAAAGCCGCAAGAGGCAGACTGCTCAAACCCCAAACCAGTACCAACAACCGTTTCAAACAGGCTAAGTACGGAATGAAACGCCTGGCCAAGGTAGAACGCGGCATTCAGGAAAAACTCAAAAAGCAGGCCAAACGCTACAATAAATCCTACCCCGGAGAGCCGGTACATCTCGATACCAAACGGCTGCCGCTGCTCAAAGGGCAGAAAGCCACCGATAAGCGGGATTACCTGTTTGTCGCCATCGACGATTTCTCAGGGGCGCTATACGCCGCCATTTTGCCGGACAAAACCTCAGACAGTGCCGCCAAGTTTCTGACCGAACACCTGATTGATCCCTGCCCATACCTGATTGAGACCTTTGCAAAAAAGCCCTTCCCCCGACAACCGAAACCCAAACACAGGTTTTCGGCCATTTCCTTCCCCCCAATACCTCCTGATTTTACCCAAATACCCCCTTAATCCTCCCCGGATACCCGATAATCAGGCATCCGGACCGCCTTTTAGGCGGCAACAGGCACACTTAGCCTGTTAGCCGCTTTCAATAGGTTCAAACACATCGCCTTCAGATGGCTTTGCGCACTCACTTTAATCAGCCCGAAATAGGCTGCCCGGGCGTAGCGGAATTTACGGTGCAGCGTACCGAAGCTTTGTTCCACCACATAACGGGTCTTCGACAAATATCGGTTACGTTTGGTTTGCGCTTCCGTCAGCGGACGGTTGCGGTGGGCTTTGCGCATAATGCCGTCCAGCAACCGATGTTCTTTCAGATGTTGTCGGTTTTCCGCACTGTCGTAGCCTTTATCGGCATAGACGGTCGTATCTTCGGCAATGCCCTCCAACAAAGGCAACAGGTGGTTGCACTCATGGGTATTGGCGGGGGTGATATGCAGTTTCTCGATATAGCCTTCCTCATCGGTACGGGTATGTTGTTTGTAACCGAGTCTGTATAAACCGTTTTTCTTTGTCCAACGGGCATCTTTGTCTTTGCTCGGTGTGGTTTGGCCGCTGACTTGTCCTTCTTCATCGACTTCTATGGCTTGACGCTGTTTGCTGCCGGCGGTCTGAATAATGGTGGCGTCAATGACGGCGGCAGATGCTTTCTCTATTTTTAGGCCTTTTTCGGTCAGTTGGCGGTTAATCAGTTCCAGCAATTCGGACAGGGTGTCGTCTTGCGCCAGCCAGTTTCGGTAGCGGCATAAGGTGCTGTAATCGGGGATGCTCAGTTCGTCAAAACGGCAAAACAGGTTGAAATCGATGCGGGTGATGAGGCTGTGTTCGAGTTCGGGATCGGAGAGGCTGTGCCATTGTCCGAGCAGGACGGCTTTGAACATGGACAACAGGGAATAGGCGGGACGGCCGCGGTGGTCTCGGACGTAACGGGTTCTTTGACGATTCAGGTACTGCTCGATCGGCTGCCAATCAATCACCTGATCCAACTTCAATAATGGGAAGCGGTCGATGTGTTTGGCAATCATGGCTTGTGCGGTTTGCTGGAAGAAGGTGCTCATGAGAAATCCCCTAAATGTCTTGGTGGGAATTTAGGGGATTTTGGGGAATTTTGCAAAGGTCTCCTTCTGAAATATTTCAGACGACCTCTCAGTGAATAAGGCAAAAGCCTGAAATAATCAGGCTTTTATAATTGGCTCCCCGACCTGGGCTCGAACCAGGGACCTGCGGATTAACAGTCCGTCGCTCTACCGACTGAGCTATCGGGGAAAGATTTCGGATTATAGAGAAAGAAGTAACTTACGTCAACACTATTTTAAAAAATACAATGGTGTAAGTTCCTAAAATACGGATAAATACCGGAATTTATAGAATTTCAGCAATATGCTTCGCAGCACGCTTGGCATCCAACAAAATCAAGCCCAGCTTACCGCTTTCTCTTGCCATCAAAGCCAAAACCGCGTTTTCTCCTGCCTGACTCAGCAAAATATAACCAGTCTTCCCTTTCACCATAACCTGATCAAGCTCACCGCAAGCCAACTCATGGACGGAGCGGTTACCCAATGCCAACAATGTTGCTGACATCGCACCAACACGGTCTGCATTTAAATGCGACGGCAACATAGTTGCAATAGGCAAACCGTCAGTAGAAATAACGGCTGAAGCAGTAATATCAGGAGAGGTATTATTCAAATCGCTTAATACAGAAATCAATAATTGTTGCATACATATTCCATTCTAAAATAATAATCGGTATATAGTGTGTTAACGGCTGCCATAGCGGTGGTATAAAACTTTGACCAAGGTTACAAATGCCTCCTTGTTCAAGTCAGGCATACCGCCGATAACCAAAATCAACTTGGTATTACCGATATATAAAGGGAAGAAAGTCAACTCACTTTGTCCTGAAGGATCGCAAATACCCCATGCATTATTATTAATATGCAGATTATTACGGATTAATAGGCGATGGCTACTGTCCATCTTTGTTACTTCACTGGCCAAAAGCCCCAACTCTTCGGCAGCCTCGTGATGGAAATTCGCATTTGCAAAATACAATCCGTTCTCATCTGCCAATAATGCCTTACCTGAGCTTGAAAGTTGCTCCAATACAGAAGGCAATTGCTCGTCAGTAAGATGTATCTCCTCATTACTGACATTTTCATCACCATACAGAAACTCAAGGCGTTGCAGGCGGTACAGCAAATTCAAAGCGGTATCAATATTACTGGTATCTGCCCATGCCAAAATTTTCTCACTGCTGATAACCTCTGTCGGACTTGCCTTCAGCAAGCTATATAACAAAGTGCGGCTGGCACTGGGGGTATCACTCGTCACCGCATAATATGCCCCTGCCGGTGTAACTTTAGGATATAAATTTGATTGTAAAGAAAGAGTCGATTCCATTTATTTTATACCTCTAAACCCGGGTCGATTGAGAACAACATTGCACTTACCAATTGTTTTACATCATCTTCTCTTCGAGCATCAATCTCAAATACCGGCACATTAAAATTATTTTGAGCCAAGTATTTCTGATAAACGTCAACGCTTGGCAGTGATCGAATATCCATCTTAGTAACACCGACAACCAGCGGGGCTTTTTTCAATAATTCACGAAAAGCCTCTAAGAAAAATTGCAGGTCTTTTAGTGGGTTAGTACGGGTATTATCCAAAAGCAGAACCAAACCCATACTACCTTGACTTAAAATTTCCCACATAAAATTAAAACGTTCCTGCCCTGGTGTACCATAAAGATGGACTTTCACCTCTTCATCCAAATGAATAACTCCATAATCCATTGCTACAGTAGTATAACCTTTTCGCACCAACGTCATATCGGAAGCTGATGCGTCCGTTTGTACAGGAGGTTCATCCGACAAAGCTGAAATAGCTGTTGTTTTACCCACTCCGACCGGACCGGTAAAGATAATCTTATTTTCCTTCATTACATGTCCTTCTTATCGTTTTCCCAATAACTTACGCATCAATCGTTGCAGCAGTCCGCGTGGTTGCTCTTGCGACGGTCCTGCAATCTTCTCGGCATCTTTTACCATCTGACTATCAGGCACATTGCTATTTACATCAACTTGTTCGGAAACGTTGGTCTGATTGTGTGCGTATTCAGTGTCCGTTGCCAAGAAACCAGTTACAGAGGTAGCTGCAAGATAATTCAATATATCGGGCATCTCCAACGGCATAACCTTATAGAGGATATTCAGATTAACCGATGTTTTAGTCAGAAAGGCGGACAGCCTCATAGATTCAGGCACAGGAGCCAGCCTGGTCAGATTGGGCCAACGTTTCAATGTAAAAATAGTTTGAGGCGTCATCGGATAAATCAGACGACCTTGTGCGGTCCAAATCGCCATCTGCCACAGACAAGACATAATGGTAACTTTGGCTTTTTCCTTCCATTGAGGATTGTCAGGCACTACTTTGCATACCACAGAAAGATTGTCGTCTTTGCAAAGGCTCTCCAAATCATGCGCATTAACAGTCAACAAAACACGCTGAATACTTGGGAAAACTATCAATACTGGCTTACCTTCATGTAAAACAGCAATATCCTGATGACCTTGACTAGCGAATTTCAATGCTCCCAACAATCCTTTATTCGGGTTAAATCGTTTGATTGTTGCTTTTCGCTCTCCTTCGGCACCACCATTACCCTGAGTATTTTGTTTTGCTGTCTCACTATCAGCGGGATTAAAAACATTGCCTCCTTGAGCTAAACTTCTCAATACAGGAAACAAGGTATCGAATTTGACTGGCTTAGGGAGATATGGCGTCTCCACAGAAGGTTCTTGTGAGCAAAACATCGCAACTGGAATATCGGAATATTCGATTTTCAACGTTTTCCAAGTCTCAATACCGTCAGCCGTATCTGTATCTACCAGAACCAAATCCGGCTTTTCAACAGAATCAGTACCGATGATTTGATAATTCGTCGTATTGTGCATTTTGAAAGCCATACGGAATACAGCTTCCTGCTGCTCATCCATATCACGAAGCATAACCCGTATGGTTTTAATTTTAGGTAACAGATTGTCCATAGATGGTACTCTCTAAATGTTATTTTATTTTTTTGAATATTGATTTACGCGTTGAAGCAAGCGGCTCATAGCCAAAATAACCTCTTCCGGCAAACTGACAACCCGTTCACGCAAGATACGTAAGAACTGTTCCAAACGTGCCCAGTCTTCAACTCTTTCGTAAAGATCAAACAACATGATATATAACTGAGACTCTTGCGGATATTGCAGTACAGCCTGCTCTAAAGTATCAACAGCCAAATCCAACTGACCATACATCAATAAGGACTCGACTTCTTTTAGAGCCTCATCAGCAGGTGATGAATTCATGCTGATAACGGACGAGTCTTTTTGTACCAAATCTCGGTATTTCGCTTTCATTTGCAAAGAAGTGGGCTGTAAATAACCTCTGGCCAAACCAATTTCTTTCACGCGATTCTCATTTGGTCCCTTTTCCAAATCATCAAAAACCTCATGGTAACCTAGACTATATCCCCAGCCGAGCATCCGTTCTTTCACTTGGCGGCCATATTGTCCGAGTGAGTGATAAAGCTTCCATAAATGTTGCGCGAACTGACCAATTTCTTCATTTTGGTAGTCCAACTTCAAAGCATCAATAATTAAGCTGGCAGGTTTTGGAGAGGTTTGAATAGCACGGTTGTATTGTTGTACTGCTGTTTTATAATCAACCTTATCCTTCAAAATTTTCGCACCATGCTCAGGCTTAACAAATCCAATGACTGCACCCATTTCCTCGGGGGTGATGTCATTAAATTCTTTTTTCCCTAACACAATTAAAGAACGTTTTGAAGCTTGAGAAGTTGGAGAAGTGTGCTGAACATCATCTGAAGAAGTTGAATCCGATTCTGAAGAATCTTCGATTCCTGAAGGTTCACCAATTCTGCGCTCAATTTCCTGCAAGCTCCATCTCAAACGCTCCTCAGCCAAAACACGCAGGCGCAAGTGCGTCGGCTCAGTCATTAAACCAACCTTAACGTATTCAGCCAAACTCTCCTCGGACAAAACCAATCCGTGTTTTTCCAACGCATCAGCCAACATATCGACATTGCCTACGCGGAGGCTCAACCCGATTAATTCATGAACCAGCTTTTCGGGAGCCCCATCGCCCAACCCGTTCAGATACCCTGCCAAAGACTCTGCAGCCTTGCTTTCATAACCGAACTGTTTGTACACCTGATATTCAGTCAGAGGATCGACTTCCTGAGCAGATACTGATGCCGTTGAACCCGAAGTCTCGCCACCACCCCATTCCCAATCCTGTTGTTCAGTATCAGAAACAGACTGATTGACCTGATCCATCCAATCCGGAGTAACAGCATCCTCATCTTTTTGATTTGGTTTGTTATGATGTATTGATGATTTGGCAACCTTAGTTGTTTTTTTATGTGTCGTTCCGCTTTGCTTGAAACGGACAAACAACAATACAACCAACAAAAGCGCCAACAATACGATTAAAAGTGAATAATCCAAGAACACCTCCCGTTACTGTGGAGCAGCAAACAAACTATATTTTATATTCATATCCGGCAACCATCAAAATTGCCGAATCATCTTATTTTCTGAGTGAATTATGATAACATGATTCAACCGATAATTACATAAAAAACCATTTTGCAAATACCTATATACCATTTTCCAAATCGAAGACACCTATAGATTCGACATGCGAAGTCTGTGCAAACATATTCATTACGCCTGCAAATTTCAGCCTATAACCCTTATTTACCAATACTTCCGCATCTCTGGCAAAGGTTGCCGGATTGCAAGAAACATATACTATCTTTACCGGCAAATACGGAGCATGTAGTGATTTGACAACAGCATAGGCACCACCTCTCGGGGGATCAAGCAACATCTTGTCGAATTGACCCCATGACGCTACCACAACCTCATCTGTTTCAAACAAATCCGCTTCAAAGAAGGATACCCTATCGGAACAACCGTTAGCCGAAGCATTGTTTCGTGCTCGCTTAACCAACGAACCTTCACCTTCGATTCCAACCACTTCAGCCCCACTTTTTGCCATAGGAATACTGAAGTTTCCAAGCCCGCAAAACAAATCTGCAATACGCTCGTTTTTCTGAATATCTAGAAGTTTCAAAGCCCTGCCAACCATCACTCCATTTAAGCCTGCATTAATCTGGGTAAAATCCCCGGGTTTGTACGGCATTTCAACCTCAAACT is from Neisseria sicca and encodes:
- a CDS encoding IS5 family transposase, with the protein product MSTFFQQTAQAMIAKHIDRFPLLKLDQVIDWQPIEQYLNRQRTRYVRDHRGRPAYSLLSMFKAVLLGQWHSLSDPELEHSLITRIDFNLFCRFDELSIPDYSTLCRYRNWLAQDDTLSELLELINRQLTEKGLKIEKASAAVIDATIIQTAGSKQRQAIEVDEEGQVSGQTTPSKDKDARWTKKNGLYRLGYKQHTRTDEEGYIEKLHITPANTHECNHLLPLLEGIAEDTTVYADKGYDSAENRQHLKEHRLLDGIMRKAHRNRPLTEAQTKRNRYLSKTRYVVEQSFGTLHRKFRYARAAYFGLIKVSAQSHLKAMCLNLLKAANRLSVPVAA
- a CDS encoding roadblock/LC7 domain-containing protein, which encodes MQQLLISVLSDLNNTSPDITASAVISTDGLPIATMLPSHLNADRVGAMSATLLALGNRSVHELACGELDQVMVKGKTGYILLSQAGENAVLALMARESGKLGLILLDAKRAAKHIAEIL
- a CDS encoding peptidase M23, with the translated sequence MESTLSLQSNLYPKVTPAGAYYAVTSDTPSASRTLLYSLLKASPTEVISSEKILAWADTSNIDTALNLLYRLQRLEFLYGDENVSNEEIHLTDEQLPSVLEQLSSSGKALLADENGLYFANANFHHEAAEELGLLASEVTKMDSSHRLLIRNNLHINNNAWGICDPSGQSELTFFPLYIGNTKLILVIGGMPDLNKEAFVTLVKVLYHRYGSR
- a CDS encoding GTP-binding protein, which gives rise to MKENKIIFTGPVGVGKTTAISALSDEPPVQTDASASDMTLVRKGYTTVAMDYGVIHLDEEVKVHLYGTPGQERFNFMWEILSQGSMGLVLLLDNTRTNPLKDLQFFLEAFRELLKKAPLVVGVTKMDIRSLPSVDVYQKYLAQNNFNVPVFEIDARREDDVKQLVSAMLFSIDPGLEV
- a CDS encoding response regulator is translated as MDNLLPKIKTIRVMLRDMDEQQEAVFRMAFKMHNTTNYQIIGTDSVEKPDLVLVDTDTADGIETWKTLKIEYSDIPVAMFCSQEPSVETPYLPKPVKFDTLFPVLRSLAQGGNVFNPADSETAKQNTQGNGGAEGERKATIKRFNPNKGLLGALKFASQGHQDIAVLHEGKPVLIVFPSIQRVLLTVNAHDLESLCKDDNLSVVCKVVPDNPQWKEKAKVTIMSCLWQMAIWTAQGRLIYPMTPQTIFTLKRWPNLTRLAPVPESMRLSAFLTKTSVNLNILYKVMPLEMPDILNYLAATSVTGFLATDTEYAHNQTNVSEQVDVNSNVPDSQMVKDAEKIAGPSQEQPRGLLQRLMRKLLGKR
- a CDS encoding tetratricopeptide repeat protein, whose translation is MFLDYSLLIVLLALLLVVLLFVRFKQSGTTHKKTTKVAKSSIHHNKPNQKDEDAVTPDWMDQVNQSVSDTEQQDWEWGGGETSGSTASVSAQEVDPLTEYQVYKQFGYESKAAESLAGYLNGLGDGAPEKLVHELIGLSLRVGNVDMLADALEKHGLVLSEESLAEYVKVGLMTEPTHLRLRVLAEERLRWSLQEIERRIGEPSGIEDSSESDSTSSDDVQHTSPTSQASKRSLIVLGKKEFNDITPEEMGAVIGFVKPEHGAKILKDKVDYKTAVQQYNRAIQTSPKPASLIIDALKLDYQNEEIGQFAQHLWKLYHSLGQYGRQVKERMLGWGYSLGYHEVFDDLEKGPNENRVKEIGLARGYLQPTSLQMKAKYRDLVQKDSSVISMNSSPADEALKEVESLLMYGQLDLAVDTLEQAVLQYPQESQLYIMLFDLYERVEDWARLEQFLRILRERVVSLPEEVILAMSRLLQRVNQYSKK